A window of Rhodospirillaceae bacterium genomic DNA:
CTGTTTTTCTTGAAATTCCGCAATAAGGGTTTGCTTTCTATTGTCGTCGCTTATAAGAGAAATTAATGGGTCTTTATAAGTGTGTGCCTCATCAGAAAAATAAATTCGCGTTGTTAANTGATCTATCAANCCACGNGCAAACACATGTAAATTTATATGGGGCGCCTGAGGGAGGCCCCCGATNGGTTTTAAGGAACCAGGTTTNACGGTGTTAAACAGGAAACNTCCNTCCTCTCNTGTTCCAACTCGGGCGAAACCCATAAATGATTGATGTTTTTCACTTTGCGGTGCGAGAAAAGTACCTTCCGGNTCTGCCTGCCAGATTTCAAGCATTGCATCTGGGACAGGGTTTTGTTCTCCATCGTATACCTTGCCAGATATTTTAATTTTTTTGCCTGAGGGGCTTTTAAGAGAGTTGTCTGCGACTAGTGTGTATCCGTACTTTGACGATGTTAGGCAATAGGCAAAAAATGGGCCTATGGTCTGGGACGGGGTGGGCTTGGGCACGCTAATCCTCCCTGTAGGTCTGGTTTGGTCCACAGAGTACTATGTCAAACTTGTAGCCCAGTGCCCATCCTGTTTTTGTGATGCTCGAATCCCAGGTAGCTACAAGCTGGTCTCTTGCCTTTGGATTTTTGACTGATTGTAAAATTGGATCAAATTTCAAAAGAGGGTCCCCAGGAAAGTACATCTGGGTTATTAGGCGGGAGAGGAATGTATGCCCAAATAGTGAGAAATGAATATGGGCGGGCCGCCAAGCATTCGTGTGATTTCCCCAAGGATAAGCCCCTGGTTTAATGGTAGTAAATTGGTAGATACCCGCAGCGTTGGTGAGAGTTCTACCGCCTCCTGAAAAATTAGGATCGAGGGGGGCCTCGTGTGTGTCTGCCTTGTGGATATAACGGCCAGCAGCGTTGGTCTGCCAAATTTCTACCAACGCATCTGAGACAGGGCGATTTACAGCATCCGTAATTTTTCCGGTTATTATGATGCGTTCGCCTTGGGGTTCTCCCTGGTGTTGGGTGGTCAGATCGGCATCATTTGGGCCAATAGTTGAGTGGCCAAAAACTGGAGCGGTTACCTCCCCTATACCTAATGGTGCCAAAATAGGATCTTTTGAAGGCACTCGTTGCTGGGTAGAGCGGTAGCNAATAGNTGCCNCAGGNGTAANTGNNTTCGAGGNTTNTNCTGTATTANCNNGNTGAGATACNTTCGCCTTCATGATCCGCCATTTTCCTTGTTATCAGATATATGTTTTGCGGCGATATAACCAAAAGTCATGCCAGGTCCAAGAGTAATGCCAGGCCCAGGGTAAACCCCTCCCATGATAGAGTCCATGTCGTTACCGCAGGCGTAAAGGCCTTGAACTGGTTGGTGGGTGCTGTCCAGTACTCTTGCGTATTCGTCCGTCACCAGCCCAACGCTCGCCCCGATGTCACCGCAATAGATCTTTAGAGCAAAGAAGGGTGCTGTCTTTATCGGTCCGATGCATGGATTTGGGCTATGTTCAGGGTCNCCTAAATTTCTTTCGTAGGGGTTTTCGCCCTTGTTAAAATCTTTATCTTTGCCAGTTTCTGCATAGTGGTTATGTCTTTCCACCTGGGTCGACAAAGTTATTGGATCTAGATCTAATTTTTGAGCGAGTTCTCTAATTTCACTAGCCTGTTCGAGATAGCCATCTGCTAGGGCCTGTCGCAGGTTGGTTGCCTTCGGATACACCATGCCTAAACCGTATTTTTTAATGAAGACCGAATCGCAAATAAAATAGCATGGTATGCTGCCAGAGTTGTACATTGCTTTCCCAAAGAGGTGATAGTCAATTGCTTCACTCACAAACCTTTGTCCATTTTTATTAANTGCAATGAGGCCCGGCTTGCCCCTGTCCATTACAAAATGGGGAAATATAGCAGTTGAACCATCCTTTCGAGGTTTGACCGAGACAGGAGTCCAGAAAGAGTTTTCTGCGTGACCAGTACCAAGCTGACCACCAATATTTTGCGCCATTTGCACTCCATCACCTGTTATGGCCTCTGGTATCGGAGAATACTTGGCAGTGGGTTTGGGAAGCAGTAGTGGTCTGAGTTCAGGATGTCGAGAAAAGCCACCAGTCGCCAGGATGACGCCGTACCTGGACCGCAGTGTTTTAGAGCCACTTTTTGTCTCTATACGGACGCCAACCACAGTTTCGTTTTCAACTATAAGCGAAGTTACGTTGGTGTCAGTTAGCACAGGGACATTGCATTTTCTGAGGGAAACAAATAATCGGCCAACCAGGGCGTTGCCCATTACTAGTCGTGTCCCTCGATGGTGCATTAAACGATCTTTCAGATAACCGCCCACTAGCTTTAAGCTTTGTATGGTGGATTTAAGGGATCGTGAGGCTCCCAGTAGATGGCCAATATCTTCCCGGTTCACCATCATGCCGCCCAGTATGGTAAATTCCGGTAAGGGGTCTTTGATCAAAGAAAAATCTGCGCCCAAAAAACTCGCGTTAAACGGCAGAGGTTCAAGCGCTCTCCCCCGCAGGGTAGCGCCCGGTTCCGTGGAGAGGTAGTCGGGATGTTTTGGATAGGGTCGAAACTTCACGTGAGTTTGGGATAGAAGTTGGACCATATGCGGGCCGTTGTTCAAGAAGGCTGTATGCATGGCTGGGCGGATTCTGTTGCCAACAGTGTTTTTGAGATAGGTCTCCGCATTTTCTCGGCTATCGCCTGTTTGGGGCGAATGAATGGTGTTGGGAATCCAGACGGAGCCAGCAGACAGTGAGGTGGTTCCGCCAACTACGTCTGCCTTCTCTAAGATAGTGACAGACAGGCCCAGGAGGGAGCCAGTAAGAGCTGCTGTCATTCCAGCTGCACCGGATCCAACAACAATAAAATCAGTTGTATCTGTCTCCACACTTGTTCTCTTATATTAATTAAGCCTAGTGGGTCACGATGAGTTTGGTTTTTGTAAATTTATTATACCAGGAGAAAACGAATTTCGTTTTATAAAATGTAATCATGAGTTGCCAAAATTTAGTGCATAATTCTGAAGGGGGGAAGTTATGCGAGATTTTATGAAAGACCATTCTTCTTTAGGCTTAAATACGGCCACTTTGGGCCACAACGTTGACGGGGCCGGGGCCGGATGGTCACCTGAACAGGTTATCGACGGGTGCGCTCTTAGGGGATTCGGCGCCATATCTTGGTGGCGGAGGGAGGTGGTAGGAAGGGAATATGATATTGGGAGGCGGACCCGTGAGGCTGGAATGACTGTTTCTGGGCTTTGTCGGTCGCCATTTCTGGTTGGCCCTCTCGCAGAGGAGAGTAGAGTCACGATTTTGGACGATCTCAAACGAGCCATTGTTTCTGCTGCAGAATTAGGAGCGGAGTGTTTGACTGTTTGCGTTGGAGGAGTTGATCCGGATCATAAGAACATCCACGCTAGCCTAGACCAAGCTTCTTCTATTATTACTGACGTAGCAGATTTGGCAGGTGATTCAAATGTAACTCTCGCTATTGAGCCGCTTAACCCAGTATATGGGGCAGATAGGTCTTGCCTGGTGACCGTGCGAGATGCGATAGAATTCTGCAATAAAATCGGCCATCCTTCGCTCAAAATAGCTGTTGATGTCTACCATGTTTGGTGGGATTTGACNTTAGCAAGCGAACTCCNGAAGATTAATTCGAGTCGCGTAGCAGGTTTTCATCTTTGTGATTGGCTTTCCAACACCAGGGATGTTTTATTAGACAGAGGTATGATGGGGGATGGGGTTGCGGATCTTAAGCAGATAAGAAAGGCCCTGGAAGAGACTGGGTACAGGGGTTTTTGCGAGGTTGAAATTTTTTCGGAGGCGAATTGGTGGAGGCGAGATCCCAACGATGTATTGGATATCTGTGTTGAGCGTTTTAAGACAGTTTGTTGACGGCAGAGCGATGCCTTTATTGTAAGAGTGGGGAAACAATGGTTACTGAAGAGGGAGCTNNTCCAAAGGGAGATCCGAGTTTAGANTTTGCNCCAGCCGAAGTGAAAATAGAGCANTGTNCTGATGGGGGCATGATTTTGCGTTCGCCACAGCCGTTATTGAACTATGAGAGGCAGATAGGCAATGTTGTCCGAAAGGCAGATGCTGAAGTGCCTCAGCAAGTCTTTTTGGCGGAGAGAAAGGCCACAGGNGAGTGGAGGAAAGTAACCTTCGCTGAAGCCCGAAAAATNATTGATTCAATTTCTCAGTCGTTGCTTGATCGAAAAATGGGCCAAGATGATCCAGTTATGATCTTGTCCCAAAACAGTATTAATCACGCTTTGCTGGCCCTTGGAGCTATGCAGATTGGTGTACCCGTAGTTCCAGTCTCTGTGGCGTACAGCACTGTGAGTACGGATTATGCCAAATTAAAGCATGTAGTTGATCTTACCCGACCTAGACTGGTATTTGCGGAAAATTTTGAACAGTTTGCCAGTGCCCTGGCGACACTTGATAGCAGTTTGGAGGTAGCAAGTGTTGGGAGCTCAACGTCGTTTACCTCCTTCGGTGATCTAACTTCTGTGGTCCCTGGTCCTCAAGTAGAAGAAGCTTTTTCCAGGGTGGNTGCGGATTTTGTTGCTAAATATCTTTTTACTTCTGGCTCTACAGGTATGCCTAAAGGCGTAATCAACACTCAGAAAATGATTTGTGCAAATCAACAAATGATCGCTCAAACTCGAGTGTCCCTAGACCCCCACTTTCCAGTTGTTGTGGANTGGCTTCCCTGGAATCATACAATGGGGGGGAATGGAATTTTTAATTACGTGCTGTGGAATCAGGGGACTTTGTATATTGATGCGGGTCGTCCTCTTCCAGGAATGTTTGATGAAACCATTAAAAATTTGAGCGAGGTTTCGCCAACCGTATACTACAATGTTCCGGCAGGACTAAACCTTCTCGTTCAGGCACTTGAGAAGGACGAAGAGTTTTGCAGGANCTTTTTCAGGAATCTAACATTTATCGGGTATGGNGGTGCGTCACTTCCTCAGGATTTATGGGATAGAATTGAAGAGTTAGGGAAGAGGTTTGCGCCCAATGAGGTTGTGATAGTTTCTGGCTGGGGAGCAACCGAAACAGCACCCACTATTACTCAGGTCCATTGGAGAGATCCGATCCCGGGGGTAATCGGCTTACCCCTCCCTGGAGCGGAAGTAAAATTTTTACCAAATGGGAGCAAATTAGAGATGAGGGTACGAGGTCCCATGGTAACGCCTGGGTATCTTGGGCGGCCTGATCTAACACGTGCGGCATTTGATGAGGATGGTTTCTACAAAATTGGTGATGCAGGCCGCTTGGCTGATCCCGATGACCCAACGAAGGGGATCTTTTTTGATGGAAGGGTGTCTGAGAATTTTAAGCTTTCTAC
This region includes:
- the pcaG gene encoding protocatechuate 3,4-dioxygenase subunit alpha: MSVPKPTPSQTIGPFFAYCLTSSKYGYTLVADNSLKSPSGKKIKISGKVYDGEQNPVPDAMLEIWQAXPEGTFLAPQSEKHQSFMGFARVGTXEXGXFLFNTVKPGSLKPIGGLPQAPHINLHVFARGLIDXLTTRIYFSDEAHTYKDPLISLISDDNRKQTLIAEFQEKQAGCAIYTFNINLQGANETVFLRW
- the pcaH gene encoding protocatechuate 3,4-dioxygenase subunit beta, whose translation is MKAXVSXXXNTXXXSXXXTPXAXIXYRSTQQRVPSKDPILAPLGIGEVTAPVFGHSTIGPNDADLTTQHQGEPQGERIIITGKITDAVNRPVSDALVEIWQTNAAGRYIHKADTHEAPLDPNFSGGGRTLTNAAGIYQFTTIKPGAYPWGNHTNAWRPAHIHFSLFGHTFLSRLITQMYFPGDPLLKFDPILQSVKNPKARDQLVATWDSSITKTGWALGYKFDIVLCGPNQTYRED
- a CDS encoding FAD-binding dehydrogenase (proposed role in polysaccahride synthesis), which encodes MTAALTGSLLGLSVTILEKADVVGGTTSLSAGSVWIPNTIHSPQTGDSRENAETYLKNTVGNRIRPAMHTAFLNNGPHMVQLLSQTHVKFRPYPKHPDYLSTEPGATLRGRALEPLPFNASFLGADFSLIKDPLPEFTILGGMMVNREDIGHLLGASRSLKSTIQSLKLVGGYLKDRLMHHRGTRLVMGNALVGRLFVSLRKCNVPVLTDTNVTSLIVENETVVGVRIETKSGSKTLRSRYGVILATGGFSRHPELRPLLLPKPTAKYSPIPEAITGDGVQMAQNIGGQLGTGHAENSFWTPVSVKPRKDGSTAIFPHFVMDRGKPGLIAXNKNGQRFVSEAIDYHLFGKAMYNSGSIPCYFICDSVFIKKYGLGMVYPKATNLRQALADGYLEQASEIRELAQKLDLDPITLSTQVERHNHYAETGKDKDFNKGENPYERNLGDPEHSPNPCIGPIKTAPFFALKIYCGDIGASVGLVTDEYARVLDSTHQPVQGLYACGNDMDSIMGGVYPGPGITLGPGMTFGYIAAKHISDNKENGGS
- a CDS encoding xylose isomerase, whose protein sequence is MRDFMKDHSSLGLNTATLGHNVDGAGAGWSPEQVIDGCALRGFGAISWWRREVVGREYDIGRRTREAGMTVSGLCRSPFLVGPLAEESRVTILDDLKRAIVSAAELGAECLTVCVGGVDPDHKNIHASLDQASSIITDVADLAGDSNVTLAIEPLNPVYGADRSCLVTVRDAIEFCNKIGHPSLKIAVDVYHVWWDLTLASELXKINSSRVAGFHLCDWLSNTRDVLLDRGMMGDGVADLKQIRKALEETGYRGFCEVEIFSEANWWRRDPNDVLDICVERFKTVC